The following proteins come from a genomic window of Novosphingobium aromaticivorans DSM 12444:
- a CDS encoding TIGR03087 family PEP-CTERM/XrtA system glycosyltransferase, translating into MSEVLFLAHRIPFPPDRGDKIRSCHVLRHIAGLAPVHVACFADDEGDMAHEPDLAAIAASHCLTPRTRSLPLAGVDALVRGKPVSLTAFADRRLAAYVARVLDERPIGAIYVLSGQMAQYVPARFAGRVVMDFVDVDSAKFEAYAAAARFPASLLYAREARLLSRFEDAVARRAHASLLVTPEEAALFRQRLAPGAEPAVISLGNGIDTDFFDPEGMSPAPETVGAGPQLTFTGQMDYPPNVAAVEMFARAVMPQVRAVFPQARFNVVGRAPTLAVRSLDGVNGTRVTGAVLDVRPWLAGADLVVAPLTIARGVQNKVLEAMAMARPVLATPEAATGIPAREEHELVVADGAEALAKAALSLLHDKVRAATIGHSARAIVVERCGWAGVLAPLAGLLGLPRHPEAPRVAA; encoded by the coding sequence ATGAGCGAGGTCCTGTTTCTCGCCCATCGCATCCCGTTCCCGCCCGACCGGGGCGACAAGATCCGTTCGTGCCACGTGCTGCGCCATATCGCCGGCCTCGCGCCCGTCCACGTCGCCTGCTTTGCCGATGACGAGGGCGATATGGCGCATGAGCCGGACCTTGCGGCGATCGCGGCCAGCCACTGCCTGACCCCACGAACGCGCTCGCTGCCGCTGGCGGGGGTAGATGCCCTCGTGCGTGGCAAGCCCGTCAGCCTGACCGCCTTTGCCGACAGGCGGCTGGCGGCCTACGTCGCCCGCGTTCTCGACGAGCGACCGATTGGCGCGATTTACGTCTTGTCCGGGCAAATGGCGCAGTACGTGCCCGCCCGGTTCGCGGGCCGCGTCGTCATGGATTTCGTCGATGTCGATTCCGCCAAGTTCGAAGCCTATGCCGCTGCCGCGCGTTTCCCCGCCAGCCTGCTCTACGCCCGCGAGGCGCGCCTGCTTTCGCGCTTCGAGGATGCCGTGGCCCGCCGCGCGCACGCCAGCCTTCTGGTCACGCCCGAGGAAGCCGCGCTCTTTCGCCAGCGCCTCGCGCCCGGTGCGGAGCCGGCGGTCATTTCGCTGGGCAACGGCATCGATACCGATTTCTTCGACCCGGAAGGGATGTCCCCCGCGCCCGAGACGGTGGGCGCGGGACCGCAGCTCACGTTCACCGGCCAGATGGACTACCCGCCCAACGTAGCCGCCGTGGAGATGTTTGCCCGGGCCGTCATGCCCCAGGTGCGCGCCGTGTTTCCCCAGGCGCGCTTCAACGTCGTCGGCCGTGCGCCGACCCTGGCGGTGCGTTCGCTCGATGGCGTGAACGGGACTCGCGTGACCGGCGCCGTCCTCGACGTGCGCCCGTGGCTTGCCGGGGCCGACCTCGTCGTCGCACCGCTCACCATCGCGCGCGGGGTGCAGAACAAGGTGCTCGAGGCCATGGCCATGGCCCGCCCGGTGCTTGCCACGCCCGAAGCCGCAACAGGGATCCCGGCGCGCGAAGAACACGAGCTGGTCGTCGCCGATGGCGCCGAGGCGCTGGCCAAGGCCGCGCTTTCCCTGCTCCACGACAAGGTCCGCGCCGCCACCATCGGGCATTCCGCCCGCGCCATCGTGGTGGAGCGGTGCGGCTGGGCGGGCGTCCTCGCTCCGCTCGCCGGCCTGCTCGGCCTGCCCCGCCACCCGGAGGCGCCGCGTGTCGCCGCCTGA
- a CDS encoding XrtA/PEP-CTERM system amidotransferase translates to MCGIAGIVHTEGPKPVDPDRVRRMCDAIAHRGPDGEGVWTAPGIGLGHRRLSIIDLAGSPQPMKAAEGDAVIVFNGEIYNFRDLRKELQALGAQFRTDGDTEVILQAWRQWGTACLPRLHGMFAFALYDLRQRTTLLARDRLGVKPLFTARLADGAVIFGSELKALLAHPSLRREIDPLAVEDYLAWGYVPDHRSMLKGVEKLPAGHYQLLRHDAPPAAPVQWWDVSFADRANGSAEDLGAHLLHHMRDAVTSRMVADVPLGAFLSGGVDSSSVVALMAEASATPVKTCSIGFDVAALDETAYADRIAARFATEHRKRLVSPDDFSLVDRLAGMFDEPFADASALPTFRVCELAREHVTVALSGDGADEAFAGYRRQTFQHREEQARALLPSALRKPLFGTLGRLWPKADWAPRPLRAKTTLLSLAASGEEGYARALSVTSPELRETLYTPDFKRLRGDYRAEQPLIELMRKAPARSGLDRAQYADLKFYLPGDILTKVDRTSMAVGLEAREPLLDHRLVEFGASLPERLRVRGATGKWLIKQTMRRYLPEDVLFRPKMGFVTPLAQWLRGPLAHEARALASDGLLARTGWLDAARIDALADAHVSGRADHSRLIWQLLMLRKSLQLLG, encoded by the coding sequence ATGTGCGGAATTGCCGGAATCGTCCATACCGAGGGCCCGAAGCCCGTCGACCCAGACCGTGTCCGCCGCATGTGCGATGCCATCGCGCATCGCGGGCCCGACGGGGAAGGCGTGTGGACCGCGCCCGGCATCGGCCTGGGGCACCGCCGTCTCTCCATCATCGACCTGGCGGGATCGCCCCAGCCGATGAAGGCCGCCGAAGGCGACGCGGTCATCGTCTTCAACGGCGAAATCTACAACTTCAGGGACTTGCGCAAGGAACTCCAGGCCCTGGGCGCACAGTTCCGCACCGATGGCGATACCGAGGTGATCCTGCAGGCCTGGCGCCAATGGGGTACGGCGTGCCTGCCGCGCCTCCACGGCATGTTCGCCTTTGCCCTTTACGACCTCCGCCAACGCACGACCCTGCTCGCGCGGGACCGCTTGGGCGTGAAGCCGCTGTTCACGGCGCGCCTAGCCGATGGCGCGGTTATCTTCGGCTCCGAACTCAAGGCGCTGCTCGCGCACCCGTCGCTGCGGCGCGAAATCGATCCGCTGGCGGTCGAGGATTATCTCGCCTGGGGCTATGTCCCGGACCACCGATCGATGCTCAAGGGGGTGGAGAAGCTGCCCGCCGGGCACTACCAGCTCCTGCGCCATGATGCCCCGCCGGCCGCGCCGGTGCAGTGGTGGGACGTCTCCTTCGCCGACCGCGCCAATGGTAGCGCCGAAGACCTTGGCGCGCACCTCCTGCACCACATGCGCGACGCGGTGACCTCGCGCATGGTCGCCGACGTGCCGCTTGGCGCCTTCCTCTCCGGCGGGGTCGACAGCTCCAGTGTGGTCGCGCTCATGGCCGAGGCGAGCGCCACGCCGGTCAAGACCTGTTCGATCGGTTTCGACGTCGCCGCGCTCGACGAGACGGCCTATGCCGACCGGATTGCCGCGCGCTTCGCCACCGAACACCGCAAGCGCCTGGTTTCTCCAGATGATTTCTCGCTGGTGGACAGGCTGGCGGGCATGTTCGACGAACCCTTCGCCGATGCTTCCGCGCTACCCACCTTCCGCGTGTGCGAGCTAGCGCGCGAACATGTGACCGTCGCACTCTCGGGCGACGGCGCGGACGAGGCCTTTGCCGGTTACCGCCGCCAGACCTTCCAGCACCGCGAGGAACAGGCGCGGGCGCTGCTGCCTTCCGCCTTGCGCAAGCCGCTGTTCGGCACGCTTGGCCGGTTATGGCCCAAGGCGGACTGGGCGCCGCGCCCCTTGCGCGCGAAGACGACGCTGCTCAGCCTCGCGGCTTCCGGGGAGGAGGGCTATGCCCGCGCGCTTTCGGTCACGTCGCCCGAGCTGCGAGAGACGCTTTACACGCCGGACTTCAAGCGACTGCGCGGCGACTACCGCGCCGAACAGCCACTCATCGAGTTGATGCGGAAGGCGCCGGCCCGCTCGGGACTGGATCGCGCGCAGTATGCCGATCTCAAGTTCTACCTGCCAGGCGACATCCTGACCAAGGTCGATCGCACCAGCATGGCCGTCGGCCTTGAAGCGCGCGAGCCGTTGCTGGATCATCGCCTGGTGGAATTCGGCGCAAGCCTGCCGGAACGGCTGCGGGTGCGCGGTGCGACCGGCAAATGGCTGATAAAGCAGACAATGCGCCGCTATCTGCCGGAAGATGTGCTGTTCAGGCCGAAGATGGGTTTCGTCACGCCGCTGGCCCAGTGGCTGCGCGGTCCGCTTGCGCACGAGGCACGGGCGCTGGCGTCGGACGGCCTGCTCGCCCGCACCGGCTGGCTGGACGCAGCCCGTATCGACGCCCTGGCCGATGCGCACGTGTCGGGGAGGGCGGATCACAGCCGGCTCATCTGGCAGTTGCTGATGCTCCGGAAATCCTTGCAGCTTCTTGGTTGA
- a CDS encoding FemAB family XrtA/PEP-CTERM system-associated protein encodes MNAPFVPSRVVARLADPGERPAVARFLDAHPDATVFHRAAWLDAVEQSTGHRTHVLVSGQDEAIRAVLPLHEVHSPLFGRALVSTGFGVGGGVVGKGDAALFAAAQELAVRLNCPTVELRGGPLPQGDGWHVKTDSHAGFVTPLAADDEAQLLAIPRKQRAEVRRGLGYGMEVRTGRSPEDRAMHHAVYAQSVRNLGTPVFPRRLFDAVLDGFGDDADILTVLHEGRPLASVLSLYHRGAVMPYWGGGTFEARAMRANDVMYYALMNHARARGCDRFDFGRSKVDSGAYHFKRNWGFAPQPLSYAHWTADGQAPRDVNPLSPRYRARIALWQKLPLAVANRLGPIIANGLA; translated from the coding sequence ATGAACGCGCCGTTCGTGCCTTCGCGCGTGGTGGCGCGACTGGCCGATCCCGGGGAGCGCCCGGCAGTTGCGCGATTCCTCGACGCGCATCCCGATGCAACGGTGTTCCATCGCGCCGCATGGCTCGATGCGGTCGAACAATCGACCGGGCATCGGACGCATGTCCTGGTATCCGGGCAAGACGAAGCGATCCGCGCGGTTCTGCCCCTGCACGAAGTCCATTCCCCGCTGTTCGGACGGGCACTGGTTTCGACCGGCTTCGGCGTCGGCGGCGGAGTCGTCGGCAAGGGCGATGCGGCTCTGTTCGCGGCGGCACAGGAACTTGCCGTGCGGCTGAACTGCCCCACCGTCGAACTGCGCGGCGGTCCCTTGCCACAGGGAGATGGCTGGCACGTGAAGACCGACAGCCACGCAGGCTTCGTCACGCCGCTTGCCGCCGACGACGAGGCGCAATTGCTGGCCATTCCGCGCAAGCAGCGCGCCGAAGTGCGGCGTGGGCTGGGCTACGGGATGGAAGTGCGCACCGGCCGTTCGCCCGAGGACAGGGCAATGCATCATGCGGTCTACGCGCAATCCGTGCGAAACCTCGGCACCCCGGTGTTTCCGCGCCGTCTGTTCGACGCCGTGCTCGACGGTTTCGGCGATGATGCCGACATTCTGACCGTCCTGCACGAAGGCAGGCCGCTTGCCTCGGTGTTGAGCCTTTACCATCGCGGCGCGGTGATGCCCTACTGGGGCGGAGGCACGTTCGAGGCGCGGGCCATGCGCGCGAACGATGTTATGTACTACGCGCTGATGAACCATGCGCGGGCGCGTGGGTGCGACCGTTTCGATTTCGGTCGCTCCAAGGTCGATTCCGGTGCCTATCATTTCAAGCGCAACTGGGGCTTCGCGCCGCAGCCGCTCTCCTACGCACACTGGACCGCCGACGGGCAGGCCCCGCGCGACGTCAATCCGCTCAGCCCGCGCTACCGGGCAAGGATCGCACTGTGGCAGAAGCTACCGCTGGCGGTGGCGAACCGGCTCGGCCCGATCATCGCGAACGGCCTTGCATGA
- a CDS encoding XrtA system polysaccharide chain length determinant: MTSIYEEVRIALHGIWHRRWIALGLAWGVCLLGWLAVAMVPNSYESKARIFVQIDDVLADQIGIGGDRKRDIERVRQTLTSAVNLEKVIRATRLGDKVTSDKQMQAAVESLGKHVTVVSQQDNLFEITGTAGGGGRNDAENARLAQDIVQKMIDIFREENLAGGRGEMTDTLAFMDQQLTDRKKALEEAELKRTEFESKNAGFIPGAGSLTTRLEAARNQMRDVESNLLAAQSALASISGQLSGTPQTIAIPGVSGGAKGALAQAQADLGAMRARGLTDSHPDVISAKAQIANLQKAAAGEGAGGGTPNPAYSSLLSIKADREASVVSLQSRKASLQAEIAQLTAQQYSEPTVAAEAARINRDYDVLKEQYDKLLRDREQLRLRGQVETERDAVKFEVIDPPTMPRGPAAPDRPLLLFLVLIVGVGAGCGGAFAFGQLRSAYSTTGQLERATGLPVLGGISEAITRTARAERARRLKWFAGGVAGLFVVLFVLLGVEMLKRGMVA, from the coding sequence ATGACCAGCATCTACGAGGAAGTGCGCATCGCGCTCCACGGCATATGGCACCGGCGCTGGATCGCGCTCGGCCTGGCCTGGGGCGTGTGCCTGCTCGGTTGGCTGGCGGTGGCGATGGTGCCGAACAGCTATGAATCGAAGGCCCGCATCTTCGTCCAGATCGACGACGTGCTGGCCGATCAGATCGGCATCGGCGGCGACCGCAAGCGCGACATCGAGCGCGTGCGCCAGACGCTGACCAGCGCGGTCAACCTGGAGAAGGTCATCCGTGCAACCCGGCTGGGCGACAAGGTGACCAGCGACAAGCAGATGCAGGCGGCGGTCGAGAGCCTGGGCAAGCACGTGACCGTCGTCAGCCAGCAGGACAACCTGTTCGAGATCACCGGGACGGCCGGTGGCGGCGGGCGCAACGATGCCGAGAACGCCCGGCTGGCGCAGGACATCGTCCAGAAGATGATCGACATCTTCCGCGAGGAAAACCTGGCCGGCGGGCGCGGCGAGATGACCGATACGCTGGCCTTCATGGACCAGCAGCTCACCGACCGGAAGAAGGCGCTGGAAGAGGCCGAGCTCAAGCGCACCGAGTTCGAATCGAAGAACGCCGGCTTCATCCCCGGCGCGGGGTCGCTCACCACCCGGCTCGAGGCGGCGCGCAACCAGATGCGCGACGTCGAATCGAACCTGCTGGCGGCGCAGAGCGCGCTCGCCTCGATCAGCGGCCAGCTTTCGGGCACGCCGCAGACCATCGCCATTCCGGGCGTGTCGGGTGGCGCCAAGGGTGCCCTGGCGCAGGCGCAGGCCGACCTTGGCGCGATGCGCGCGCGCGGGCTTACCGACAGCCATCCGGACGTGATTTCCGCCAAGGCCCAGATCGCCAACCTGCAGAAGGCGGCGGCGGGCGAGGGTGCTGGCGGCGGTACGCCCAATCCGGCCTACAGCTCGCTGCTTTCGATCAAGGCCGATCGCGAGGCGAGCGTGGTCTCGCTCCAGTCGCGCAAGGCCTCGCTCCAGGCCGAGATCGCCCAGCTCACCGCGCAGCAGTACAGCGAACCGACCGTGGCCGCCGAAGCCGCGCGCATCAACCGCGACTACGACGTGCTCAAGGAGCAGTACGACAAGCTCCTGCGCGACCGCGAGCAGCTGCGCCTGCGCGGCCAGGTCGAGACGGAGCGCGACGCGGTGAAGTTCGAGGTGATCGACCCGCCGACGATGCCGCGCGGGCCTGCGGCCCCCGACCGGCCGCTGCTGCTGTTCCTCGTGCTGATCGTCGGCGTGGGCGCGGGTTGCGGCGGGGCATTTGCCTTCGGCCAGCTCAGGTCCGCCTATTCGACCACGGGGCAGCTCGAACGCGCGACCGGGCTTCCGGTCCTCGGCGGAATTTCCGAGGCCATCACCCGCACCGCAAGGGCTGAGCGCGCACGCCGCCTCAAGTGGTTCGCGGGTGGTGTGGCAGGCCTGTTCGTCGTCCTCTTCGTCCTCCTCGGCGTCGAGATGCTGAAGCGCGGCATGGTGGCCTGA
- the xrtA gene encoding exosortase A: MSPPDLALRAPLGRAWTALPAQWRRALGLLALAWLGNVLLFAADWRAMFLQWWDSSTYNHVLLIPFILGWLVSLRWREVVKVAPQGWWPGLVLFAGAGFLWLLGDFAGLSLATQLGVVLMAQASALTLLGPRVSAALAFPLAYMLFLVPAGDELIPTLQTITARITMALLDLSQVPAHIEGVFITTPGGYFEVAEACSGVKFLIAMVAYGALVANVCFATWTRRAAFMALSVAMPILANGVRAWGTIFIAEHHGIEFAAGFDHVFYGWIFFAMVMAMVMVLAWRFFDRAIDDRMIDPDAIAASPVLGRLSGFAMAQPRALAAAAAIALLFAGWGAWANSLEAAIPARIDFPGVPGWQQVDYAPQSHWKPLHGGASHVLLGRFRDGAGHTVDVSYALYAMQADGHEAGGFGQGAIPLGGGWAWERSAAPLAGGHADRIQTAGPVHRLAETFYRSGSLFTGSNTRLKLRNILDRLLLRERTTATLILSAEDDIPGQPSAEQSMRAFLSAIGPVDAWMDRAALPR; encoded by the coding sequence GTGTCGCCGCCTGATCTCGCGCTCAGGGCCCCGCTCGGCCGCGCCTGGACCGCGCTGCCCGCCCAGTGGCGGCGTGCGCTCGGCCTGCTCGCGCTGGCGTGGCTCGGCAACGTATTGCTCTTTGCGGCCGACTGGCGCGCGATGTTCCTGCAATGGTGGGACAGCTCGACATACAATCACGTCCTGCTGATCCCCTTCATCCTCGGCTGGCTCGTCTCGCTGCGCTGGCGCGAGGTGGTGAAGGTCGCGCCGCAGGGCTGGTGGCCAGGGCTGGTCCTCTTCGCGGGAGCCGGCTTCCTCTGGCTGCTTGGCGATTTCGCGGGCCTTTCGCTTGCCACGCAGCTTGGCGTGGTGCTGATGGCGCAGGCGAGCGCGCTGACGCTGCTGGGGCCGCGCGTTTCCGCCGCGCTGGCGTTCCCGCTCGCCTACATGCTTTTCCTCGTCCCCGCCGGCGACGAGCTGATCCCCACGCTGCAGACGATCACTGCGCGAATCACCATGGCGCTGCTCGACCTCAGCCAGGTCCCGGCGCACATCGAGGGCGTGTTCATCACCACCCCCGGCGGCTATTTCGAGGTCGCGGAGGCGTGCTCCGGTGTGAAGTTCCTGATCGCGATGGTCGCCTATGGCGCGCTGGTCGCGAACGTCTGCTTTGCCACCTGGACCCGCCGTGCGGCGTTCATGGCGCTGAGCGTGGCCATGCCGATCCTCGCCAACGGCGTGCGCGCATGGGGCACGATCTTCATCGCCGAACACCACGGCATCGAATTCGCGGCGGGCTTCGACCACGTGTTCTACGGGTGGATATTCTTCGCCATGGTCATGGCGATGGTCATGGTCCTCGCATGGCGCTTCTTCGACCGCGCGATCGACGACCGCATGATCGATCCCGACGCCATCGCCGCAAGCCCTGTCCTTGGCCGCCTGTCCGGCTTTGCCATGGCGCAACCCCGGGCCCTTGCGGCCGCAGCCGCCATCGCCCTGCTGTTCGCAGGCTGGGGCGCCTGGGCCAACAGCCTCGAGGCCGCGATCCCCGCTCGCATAGATTTCCCCGGTGTGCCGGGCTGGCAGCAAGTCGACTATGCCCCCCAATCGCACTGGAAACCGCTCCACGGAGGCGCTTCCCACGTCCTCCTGGGCCGCTTCCGCGACGGTGCGGGCCACACCGTCGACGTTTCCTACGCGCTCTACGCCATGCAGGCAGACGGGCACGAGGCGGGAGGTTTCGGGCAGGGAGCCATCCCGCTTGGCGGTGGCTGGGCCTGGGAGCGCTCTGCCGCCCCGCTCGCGGGAGGCCACGCCGACCGCATCCAGACAGCCGGTCCCGTCCATCGCCTGGCAGAGACCTTCTACCGCTCGGGCAGCCTCTTCACCGGTAGCAACACCCGCCTGAAACTGCGGAATATCCTCGACCGTCTGCTGTTGCGGGAGCGGACCACGGCCACGCTCATCCTCTCCGCCGAAGACGACATTCCCGGCCAGCCGTCGGCCGAACAGTCCATGCGCGCCTTCCTGTCGGCCATCGGTCCGGTCGATGCGTGGATGGACCGCGCTGCCTTGCCCCGCTAG
- a CDS encoding XrtA/PEP-CTERM system-associated ATPase, protein MYDEFYGLSARPFQLTPDPRFYFESGTHRKALSYLGYGLAQGEGFIVITGEVGAGKSTLAAHLMATVDRARLTAAQIVTSALDGEELIHVAARAFGLEVAGHDKATALAQIEAFLHHEAREGRRCLLVVDESQNLSVEALEELRMLSNFQLGSHPLLQILLLGQPEFRTLLQTSGELEQLRQRVIASHHLDAMEPAEVGSYVEHRLSLVGWQGRPQFDARVYADLARASGGVPRRINQIVNRLMLMGAVEQRDHIDAAMLQDVLADLAVDGAFGSPQPEVSPATRAEAPRIEMPAAPVATVAPAAPAAPAFDDSAWRAALAERDEQIAELQQAIIELADLRAEPVARVPDFDLAAQLEEANRRIAALEARPGDEQVVAALAEAQRRIAALESRTSEQEQAIRHTLTMLIEWIEAEDFHRAAA, encoded by the coding sequence ATGTACGATGAATTCTATGGCCTTTCGGCCCGCCCGTTCCAGCTCACGCCGGACCCGCGCTTCTATTTCGAGAGCGGGACGCATCGCAAGGCATTGTCATACCTCGGTTATGGCCTTGCGCAGGGTGAGGGCTTCATAGTCATCACCGGCGAAGTCGGCGCGGGCAAGTCGACGCTGGCCGCCCATCTCATGGCGACGGTCGACCGGGCGCGACTCACTGCCGCGCAGATCGTGACTTCGGCTCTCGACGGCGAGGAACTGATCCATGTCGCCGCGCGTGCCTTCGGGCTGGAAGTGGCCGGGCACGACAAGGCCACCGCGCTCGCGCAGATCGAGGCGTTCCTCCACCACGAGGCCCGCGAAGGCCGTCGCTGCCTGCTGGTGGTGGACGAATCGCAGAACCTTTCGGTCGAGGCGCTGGAAGAGCTGCGCATGCTCTCCAACTTCCAGCTCGGTTCGCATCCGCTGCTGCAGATCCTGCTGCTCGGCCAACCCGAGTTCCGCACCCTGCTGCAGACGTCGGGCGAGCTTGAGCAGCTGCGCCAGCGGGTGATCGCGTCGCATCACCTCGATGCGATGGAGCCCGCCGAAGTCGGTTCCTATGTCGAGCATCGCCTGTCGCTTGTCGGCTGGCAGGGACGCCCGCAGTTCGACGCGCGCGTCTATGCCGATCTTGCCCGGGCCAGCGGCGGCGTGCCGCGCAGGATCAACCAGATCGTCAACCGGCTCATGCTGATGGGCGCGGTGGAGCAGCGCGATCACATCGATGCGGCGATGCTTCAGGACGTTCTGGCGGACCTTGCGGTTGACGGCGCATTCGGCAGTCCGCAGCCAGAGGTGTCGCCCGCCACACGGGCCGAAGCGCCACGGATCGAGATGCCCGCCGCACCTGTCGCTACGGTCGCACCGGCCGCCCCTGCGGCGCCCGCCTTCGACGACAGTGCGTGGCGTGCCGCATTGGCCGAGCGCGACGAGCAGATTGCCGAGCTTCAGCAGGCGATCATCGAATTGGCCGACCTGCGCGCCGAGCCGGTCGCGCGGGTGCCCGATTTCGATCTTGCCGCGCAGCTCGAGGAAGCCAACCGCCGCATCGCCGCGCTCGAGGCCCGGCCCGGCGACGAACAGGTCGTGGCGGCGCTGGCCGAGGCGCAGCGCCGCATCGCCGCGCTGGAATCGCGCACCAGCGAGCAGGAGCAGGCGATCCGCCATACCCTGACCATGCTGATCGAGTGGATCGAGGCCGAAGACTTCCATCGCGCGGCTGCCTGA
- a CDS encoding AAA family ATPase — MTDQSKIPVPPSGPSLIERASGSFDFRALIRPVVADLPPAPAPRIAAAPSPVAGSEALPQVRPFGGPRHPIDRAHLREQCLIEPESAVTGLLEEFRIVKRQLLRTAAETRGKGHGERILVASAHPGEGKTFCAVNLALSMAAEKDTEVLLVDADFAKPSVLSTLGLPGGPGLMDALADPGIAVEDCVIGTDIAGLYVLPAGNVTGSDTEYLASSRTEAVLARLTANAPNRIVIFDSPPVLAASPATVLANHVGQTVMVVRADVTGEAALRDAVGLLSACEDIKLLLNGTRFSTTGRRFGTYYGYTE; from the coding sequence ATGACCGACCAGAGCAAGATTCCCGTGCCGCCTTCCGGCCCTTCGCTGATCGAGCGTGCCTCGGGCAGCTTCGATTTTCGCGCGCTGATCCGGCCGGTCGTGGCCGACCTCCCGCCTGCTCCCGCGCCAAGGATCGCTGCCGCGCCTTCGCCGGTGGCCGGCTCCGAAGCGCTGCCGCAGGTCCGTCCTTTCGGCGGTCCGCGCCACCCCATCGACCGCGCGCACTTGCGCGAACAGTGCCTGATCGAGCCCGAGAGCGCCGTCACCGGCCTCCTCGAGGAGTTCCGCATCGTGAAGCGCCAGCTCCTGCGCACCGCCGCCGAGACGCGCGGCAAGGGTCACGGCGAGCGCATCCTCGTGGCCTCGGCGCATCCGGGCGAGGGCAAGACCTTCTGCGCGGTCAACCTCGCACTGTCGATGGCGGCGGAGAAGGACACCGAAGTCCTGCTCGTCGATGCCGATTTCGCCAAGCCATCGGTGCTCTCGACGCTGGGCCTGCCCGGCGGCCCGGGCCTCATGGATGCGCTGGCCGATCCGGGCATCGCGGTCGAGGACTGCGTGATCGGCACCGACATCGCCGGGCTCTACGTGCTCCCGGCCGGCAACGTGACCGGATCGGACACCGAATACCTTGCCTCGTCGCGGACGGAGGCGGTGCTGGCGCGGCTGACGGCCAATGCGCCCAACCGCATCGTCATCTTCGATTCGCCGCCCGTACTGGCCGCATCGCCCGCGACCGTCCTTGCCAACCATGTCGGGCAGACGGTGATGGTCGTGCGTGCCGACGTGACCGGCGAGGCCGCGCTGCGTGACGCGGTGGGCCTGCTTTCGGCCTGCGAGGATATCAAGCTCCTGCTCAACGGCACGCGCTTTTCCACCACTGGCCGCCGTTTCGGCACCTACTACGGATACACGGAATGA
- a CDS encoding XrtA system polysaccharide deacetylase, which produces MGAAAGQVLNGLSVDVEDWFQVGAFETVIDRSDWDGLDCRVERNCQQILALFADAGVKGTFFTLGWIAERYPALMRRIAAAGHEIASHGWDHARVFTLGRESFAADIERARKVLEDTTGQRVTGYRAPSFSIDARTPWAHEVLAEQGYAYSSSVAPIVHDHYGWREAPRFAFRPVEGADLIEIPVTTAEVAGRRMAAGGGGFFRLLPYAVSRWAIRQVNEREGRPAAFYFHPWEIDPDQPRPAVAPLKSRLRHYTNLDVMAAKLSRLVREFRWGRMDEIAAIEAARTPVRRAA; this is translated from the coding sequence ATGGGCGCGGCCGCCGGGCAGGTGCTGAACGGGCTTTCGGTCGACGTCGAGGACTGGTTCCAGGTCGGCGCGTTCGAAACCGTTATCGACCGTAGCGACTGGGACGGGCTCGACTGTCGGGTCGAGCGCAATTGCCAGCAGATCCTTGCCCTCTTTGCCGATGCCGGCGTCAAGGGCACCTTCTTCACGCTTGGCTGGATCGCCGAGCGTTACCCGGCCTTGATGCGCAGGATTGCTGCTGCGGGCCACGAGATCGCCAGCCACGGCTGGGATCATGCCCGCGTGTTCACGCTGGGCCGGGAGTCCTTTGCCGCCGACATCGAACGTGCGCGCAAGGTGCTCGAGGATACGACAGGACAGCGAGTCACCGGCTATCGGGCGCCCAGCTTTTCCATCGATGCCCGCACGCCCTGGGCACACGAGGTGCTGGCAGAGCAAGGTTATGCCTATTCCTCTTCGGTCGCGCCGATCGTGCACGACCATTATGGTTGGCGCGAGGCGCCACGCTTCGCCTTTCGTCCGGTCGAGGGCGCCGACCTGATCGAAATTCCCGTCACCACCGCAGAAGTCGCCGGGAGGCGCATGGCGGCAGGCGGCGGGGGGTTCTTCCGCTTGCTGCCCTATGCGGTGTCGCGCTGGGCCATCCGGCAGGTGAACGAGCGGGAAGGGCGACCCGCCGCGTTCTACTTCCACCCGTGGGAGATCGATCCGGACCAGCCGCGTCCGGCGGTCGCGCCGCTGAAGTCGCGCCTGCGCCACTACACCAATCTCGACGTCATGGCGGCAAAGCTCTCGCGGCTGGTACGTGAGTTCCGCTGGGGGCGCATGGACGAAATCGCTGCCATCGAGGCGGCGCGCACACCGGTGAGGCGAGCGGCATGA